The Oleidesulfovibrio alaskensis DSM 16109 genome includes the window CGCGCGCAGACCCGCCGTATGTCCGCTCCTGTGTCTGATCAGTGCTCTCTGTACAGGCTTTCCGCGTTGCATATGTTGCGGTAGGCGTTTTCATTGACAGGGTAGTCCCATGTACCGCTGCGCAGTTCAATGGTGCCGCCGAATCCGGTCTTGAACCTGTAAAGGCCATGAAAAGGGTGCGCCGGATCGTGGCCGGGTGGTACCGCGCCCATTTCATAAGTAGTGCAGCCAAGGCTGCGTGAACGGCGTATGCCTTCCCAGTGCATCAGGCTTGAGGCCATCAGATTGCGTTTGATGTTGGCCGACGCACCGTACAGAAAGTTGGCGGCGGTGCCGGAAATACCGATAATGGCGCCCGCAAGGATGTCCGCTCCGTGCCGGGCGATGAGGAACAGCAGCTCGGAATGGCCGGGGGCGGACAGGCGGCACCGGAACATGGCTGAAAAGTGTTCAAGATCGCAACTGCTGAATCCGTTACGCTGTGCTGTCTGGCAATAAAGGTTGTGAAAATCGCGCAGGTTTTCCAGTGACCCCTGCTGCACGGTAACCCCTTTGCGCTGTGCCAGCCGGATATTGTAGCGTGTTTTGGGCTTCATGCCTGTCATAATGGCATCCTCGCTGCGGTTTATATCCACCACAAGCGAGCTGGCAACTGTCATATCCTCAAATGATTTACGGAAATTCCAGTGCTGTGTGCCTATGTTCATGCGCATTTCCCGCAACCGCGGCTCCGGAAAGGCGTTCCAGCCCTGTTCCTGCATTTCGTCGGCATACAGCGACTTCCATGGCAGGTCATAGCGTATGAAAGCCAGATCGGGGGGCAGGCATTCAGAAAGCGAAAGGGAGAGGTTTTCCAGAAAGGTGCCGTAGTCATCAGCCTGCGGAGCAACTTCCGGCCCCTGAGGCACCAGCGCGACCTTGTGGTCTCCCACTGTTTTCAGCAAAACCAGCACGTCGCCCCACGGGCCGGATGAAAAAACGTCATATGCTTGTGGAGTAAGTCCGAGAGAAGATTTGACCTGCGCCCAGTACGGGGTCTGGAACAGGATGTCTGTCGGTTGCAGTTCTTCGGTTTCTTTAGGCAGAAGTTGTACCATTACGGGTCCTTTTATGATGCGCCGCCGTAAACGGCCGCCCGTCCGGTTATACGGAGGGCGGCCTGACGTGCCGGTTATAATTCAAAATTTCCTGATCGTTCGGGCTGGTATTCAATATGGTCGACCACCAGTTGCAGTGTGC containing:
- a CDS encoding lipid II:glycine glycyltransferase FemX, which produces MVQLLPKETEELQPTDILFQTPYWAQVKSSLGLTPQAYDVFSSGPWGDVLVLLKTVGDHKVALVPQGPEVAPQADDYGTFLENLSLSLSECLPPDLAFIRYDLPWKSLYADEMQEQGWNAFPEPRLREMRMNIGTQHWNFRKSFEDMTVASSLVVDINRSEDAIMTGMKPKTRYNIRLAQRKGVTVQQGSLENLRDFHNLYCQTAQRNGFSSCDLEHFSAMFRCRLSAPGHSELLFLIARHGADILAGAIIGISGTAANFLYGASANIKRNLMASSLMHWEGIRRSRSLGCTTYEMGAVPPGHDPAHPFHGLYRFKTGFGGTIELRSGTWDYPVNENAYRNICNAESLYREH